The Vitis vinifera cultivar Pinot Noir 40024 chromosome 18, ASM3070453v1 region AAATGAACTGAGTATAATGCCATTGCCCAACCAGATGATGTGCTTTCTTGTGATGAATTGTTGCTGGGCACAAAAGTCAGTTTCCCTTATATCAATAAATTGtgattgttttttgtgtttcaacTCAGCAAAGCCATAAACCCCATCCACTTGGGTTTAGCTGTATGGATCCTTTTCCTTTGCTCTTTGGCTCTGTTTGGACATTATCATGTGTTGATCTCTCATAACTGATGccttttttgtcctttttctagttttttcaaAGCCTTGGCTTGATTGCTGACATCCTGCTTGTTTTCATGTTAAAGTAATAGCTTGATTGTAAAACAACATTACTTTGATAAGTGGGTGGTCTTCATGGTTCATAAGCCCTTATAATGTTGAAGAAATCTGTAGTGTAAGCTTTTAGGGACCTCCTCCAATGTAGTTTTAATGGAGTATTTGACCATTTAGGTACCATTTAGAGATTTTGAGAATTGTAAAATCCTGCTAGTAATGTGAGTCAAAAACTTTGCGATTCAAGTTTGGGTACAATCTAAATACACCACCCCTGTTCTTAGGTTAACCTATAGCATACATCAAAATTTTCCCGGAGATATGTGATATCAAGGTGATTAGAAGGGGCTGTTTGTTAGGTAAATCCATGTCATATGGTTTTAGACTACTAAACACAACATGCTAAAAGGAAACTGCAAATCTTGTAGTATcacttttcatttatttcattcattatcttatttatttatttatttgctaatACATGTTTGTAACTGTCAACTATCAGCCGCCATCCTACAGTGAAATGGGCCCAGAGGTCTGATACCATCTATATCACAATTGACTTGCCTGATGCTAAGGATGTGAATCTTAAATTAGAGCCTGAGGGGAAATTCTTCTTCTCTGCCACCAGTGGAGCTGATAAGATACCTTATGAAATTGACATTGATCTGTTTGACAAAGTTGATGTAAATGTAGGTTCCCGAACCATAATAATGGTTTTCTCCCTTAGTCACATCTATTTATAATTATCGGAATCATGAGGCTTATTGATATGATGTCTGCAGGAGAGCAAGGCTAGTATAGGCTTAAGAAACATCCGCTACCTTGTGAAGAAAGCGGAGAACAAATGGTGGAGTAGATTGTTAAAGCAGGAAGGGAAACCACCTGTGTTTCTGAAAGTTGATTGGGACAAATGGGTTGATGAAGATGAGGAACCGGAAGATAAAGATAAACGTGTGTCATGTTTTCAATCCCTCTTAAAATAGTCAATTACCGTTTCCATTTTTTACTGTCTGAAAAACTTGTTGGCTTGCCTTTGACATGATATTTTGGTTTACAGTAGGAGCTGATATGGACTTTGGCGACTTCGATTTTTCTGTAAGTACTAAATTGGacatatgaaaattttgtttgatgCGTGTGTAGCAGCTCATGGACACATATAAATTTGTGTCTTCTTTATTTTAGAAGCTGAATATGGGCGGTGGTGAAGACTTGGATGATGATGCTGCCGACAAGGATGAAGGTAAATTCGTGATCCATTCATTCCAACATTATTCCATGCATGCAACAATTATTTGTTGGAACTATAGTTTAAAGGAGCTAAGAGTTGGTTCCTCATGGGTTTCCCTGTCCTGGTTGCAGAAAATGATGATAGTGACACAGAAGAGGAGGTTGCAGCAGAAGCAGCACCTGCAGGTGGTGAAGCTGGCACAAAAGCTTGAAGCTTTTTCCAGAATGTGCTTTTAAGCTCACAGCATACTTCCTGTAGTTTCAGTTTCAAATGAATGTTTTTACTTGAGAAACTAGTGTTGGTGGGTgcttgaaaacttgaaatatagCAGGAAGAGTTACCTGGTGGTGAATTCTACGATATTTGTCGGATCCAGGAGGATTGGATTATtgttgctctttaaaatatctattttctGAGATGAGTTAGGATGTGAACTTGGTGGTTTTACTTTCCGTGGAATACTTAAGATGCTGTTTATGAGATGACAATGCTAAAATCTAATTCAAGGGTTTATTGATGGATTTTTGTGCTCAAGACGTGTGGTCTCGTTGTATCTTAAAATGGATAATATAGCATATGTCATGTTAGGGTGTTTAGATGGACTGACCCAGCTTTTTGAATGCTTGTGATGGTtttatcttctcattttgttgtATACGGCTAGCCTTATCTGATCATTCTTGGTGATTTGACATGTTCGCCCATTTGGTCTTGGATCTGAAAATGAGCAAATAAatgggtttttcaaaaataaaaaatggttgtaATTTTTATGTAAGATGAAAAGATTCTTGAAGGTGTatattgaaatttctttttaattattttaaaattcaaaaataaattattgttcaGTATTTAGTTCTACGCCAAAGTccttgggagaaattgaatgtTGACTTGTTTCGACTTTCGAGTCTTCCAGGCTTTGATTTGGTGTTGGTAGCAAAGTTAGATGAGTGGTTAGAGCTTTTCAAGTAGAAATAAATGGCATTAAAAGGTATTAGAGAAGCTTATTAGCGTGCCTGCCCCTTGCCCATCATTGCTGACACCAACCAACAGCTCATCACACTCCCTCGgtttaattttttcaacttcttttgagGCATATTTATCAACATTCCTGACACTTGAACCATACGATTCGGCAGATTTCCCCCTCATTCCCTTTTAATTATTAAGCAACTGAAAAGTCATTGAACATAAAGATGAATTCTAACTTTACTTTACCACCTTTCTTGTATCCCAAGCAAGGTATGCTTTCGACACACCAACCACCCGTCAAAGCTAGGCTTATCCTCTGCAGACCTGGTTCTCATTCCATCCTAGATACCGAAACTTTAGTGGAATTTCAATAAAGGACCTATGAAAAATGCAAAAAGCGGATGATTTAGAAATCACGACTTGAATTTTTCTCCTCCTTTTTGGGATTCAGGAAAGTAAAATTGGGTAGATTTATTCTCTCAATCATGAACTTGCAGGAATCGGGAATCACCAAATATGTAAAGAACCACAACATAGAACTTGTAATTTAAAAGAGTGCTCATCTTTTTTACCAGAGCCACAACAGATGGCCTCCACCAGTCTAATCCAAATTTTGAACAATGACTTGTATTAAATATGGACTGCAAATACcagaaacataaaaatgtatTCAGAATACATCATGTCCTAATCTCACACGGTTTTGATGCAGGTTTGAAAGCCGAGTAAATGGTTATCTTTTCCATCTTATGTGCTCACCCAACGATATCATATATCAGCTCTCCGGCAGTCTCATTGGCAGCACTTCAGCTGGTGGGCGCAAAGTGCAAACCATCTCTTTTGTCTTCCCAAAATAAACCTGCACATTTATGTGGGCAGTGAGCTCTCTAAATATGTACGATCAAGAAACAATGCTTAGGGGCCTTATGGTAAGGCAGCAACAAATACAATCAAAGATGAGCAGAGAACAGGATACCTGATCCAAAGAGTTTCTCAGCTTACTCTCCATCTCTTCTATCATCTTTCCCATGTTACAAAGATGGCCATCAGCAATTGAGAGATCCATATTCATCTAGAAAAAAGGGGAACAAAACTCTTGAGCTTGCTATCTAGAATATTACATATCTCCAAGGACAGGCAACAAACTCTTAATTATCACTTCATCCTTTGTGTGTTATCACAGAATTCAACCTTACCAATAATACAGTATAAGGGTGAGTATTCAATCAGTAAACATTACTTTAGAGTGCAAAGGAAATTATATGTACAATTGAAGATGAATTATCATGGAATATCTACTCCTTAAAGAGACATCCAACCATGTGGATGGACTCTAAAGTCTATTAAGCAGGGCATTTCACCCGGAGAACTAACTTTGCTAACAAAAGTTCCATTAAGTATGGACAGCACCAAAATGGGTAGTGAAACTACAAGCAGGCAAGCAGGGCCCATAATTTCTCAAATATTGAGTTTCTTGCCTCTCATTGCCAGTTCCATGAGAGTTGTATCATGTTAGAAGGCAGTATAACATTCTCCAGAACATCTTAGCTCCATTTGGTGCAAGGGCATAAGATCCAGAAAAAGGTTCCAGAGAGAACTCACAATATTGACAGTTATATTGACAACAATTCATGTGTCCTCCCAAATGAAAggagaattttcattttcattcatatCTGTTATGCATGTAACTAAACAATATTGCATGCCAACATCATGATTATAGTTACAGATGATTCACGCAACCAAGTAAGTAGCCTCATTCCGACCATCAAGCAGCCCAAGATCAGCACTTGATAATGCTACTTGTGGAACAAATGCTACATAATgtattattattgtaaaaaagcaaaagaaaactaaTTTGGCTTCTCTACTCAATTTGCTACATTACTATCTGAAACTCCAAGGTATGCAACTCATCACTATAACTAGAACAGCCTTCAGCAAAAGAGTTGAGcctaaattttcaataattttgttaATCTTCTTGATGTAAATTACAATAAAGAAAGGTATTTGCAATGAAAATGCAAGAGCAGTAGCCATCTAGTTGGTAATTCATATCATACAAAGAGGTCCTGGttacaaaaaacaaagaatgagGGATTACAAATGAATATGAGACAGTAAATTAAAGATCCCAAATTCTTTGACAATCAGCAGCAAAAACCCCTGTGTAAGTACTTAAAAGAGCGTCAAATAGGTAGGAAAATTACATGACACCAAAACTACCTCTTCCTATGAATAGAGCTCATTCATACTTGAGAACGAATAAAATCAATTGCAGAACCTGTCCCTTTCTTCTTATTAAGATGACTGTGTAAACCTCCTTTTGCATGCACCATTGGATCATTCAATTGTCGATCAGAgtgatttttatctttcaagatTTATAGACTAATTGCTTTTATAGGCAGGAAAGCAAATTTCAGTAATGTTGTGCTTCTTCCTAACTTTTCATAGATATGTTTCAAACATTCATTAATGAGCATAAAAGTTAAATTCTTAAACTAAATAACAAACATAAGTACCTGTCTTCGAATTGATCCTGACAAACTGAATGTGCCTGATGACTGATCATTTGTAGTCAATGACAGCATAACGGTACTGGTTAAACAGTAATGGGTTATTCCTTCCTCATCTGGCCCAACCTACATGAAACAATTAGAGTTGCATAATGACAGATAAATGTATGACAAAATACTTGTAACAAGAATAGAGAAGGGGAGAGACAAACTGAACCCCCATCATTTTTGGATTCCACCAGCTGAGTCACTGGCAGATAGATTCTACCTCTATAACATGTATAGCATCCCATGACCCCTCCTGCAGATAACCTCTTCTGCCATGTCCTGTCTTTGATCCATCTTTATTCACAAGAATGATTGAGAATCAGTAAATAAAGTACAAACATTTATCCActggaaaattgaaaaaattaccTTTCTTTATTAAGAAGCAGCCCACAAATCCTTCATTCTCGTCCTCCCACATATAAACTGATGAAATGCCACCTTCATAATACCTACCAATTTATTGGTTAATTGAAATGCTAATTTTGTGCttcttttgaaaatgagagGAATGCAAAAAGGATCTggaaaatagattatttttcatgtcaaaattatCAAAGGAATGAACTCAAGTACGAGGTAAGTAAAGGACCTCACTGGTCACGGTAAATTGAGAAGACTTCATTTGCTTCAATTTCAAGTTTCCTCAACTCTGAAGATGGGTAGGGGCCGTCTTCCAGTGGTGGATGGTATTTATTTGACCAAGGTGATCTGCAACAAAAATTGgaacataaaatatgatatacAAGTTATAGCTGATTTTCACTAGAGAGAAAAATGCAAGGTCATAAAAATTTTACTGAAGATATTGCCCTAGAGTGAAATTGGCAAAGCAATATTTAGGTACCTGACCCCAAATAATTGGATAATTTTTTCTGAATTGTATTGTGAAGTTCTTGTAAGTCTCATAGGAGTTCTATTAATGTGCTAAGAAACCAATATATGGAAAGGAatcattgattttaaaatatgtaaggCTCCATGGTGCCAGTGTATTGCATGCTATGAGGTACATGTTGTATACATACAGTTACAACCCTCTGCATGTGGATTtgtcatattatatatatatttgttatataCAAGTGAAAAAGagccaaaaaaaattttaacgaTGAGATCATTGAGTTTAGAGGTTGGTGGCATGCTCCCCACATCATGCAACTGCAATTTATGGGATTCCTGCACAAAAATTTCCTAGAAGTGCTCATGATGAATGAACTCATCTTGAAAAGAGCTCAGTTTCCAATCCCCCATTCACAGGCTATGAGCAAGTCCACCGCCATTTATGCAGATTAGATCACTAAGACACCAGAAGGTGGCAATGCATAGTAAAACCTCTAGAGGTGGTGTAACAGGTGCCTGGGATCAAATCCCTTCATTAGGGTTTGTGTTAGTCCATGTACAGGTGAAATATGGCCCCATCATATGATTCATTACTGCCCTTggaataaaatagaaaaaagaagataGCTATCATTTAAACTAcaatttttgaaagcaaatGGTTGTGCACTTACCTGTAAGAGTCAGCATCTCTGTTGTACTCACACAATATAAACTCCTTTCCACTGTCCACATCACATAAAACCTGCTTTCTCAAACTAAAAACCTTAGTCCTATACTTTCCAACTTATTCAACAGAGGAAGCAATAGTACAGAGAACCAATATTACGCCATAGAGACAAGGAAAATCGCTTTTTCACTGAATATAAGAATATTTCCAAAGGGATGCAAACTTAGGAAACAAGAATATTTGTCACCGAATATAATAAAGTAGACAGGACAGTCAGTATAAGGAATGGCAGACTCTCCCACTGATAAATGAAAAGGcgatatttccatttttttttaaaaaaaataaaccatAGAGAAACTAAGATATATTTGACAATGTTATCTGAATAcatttgaaagatttttttattatttttttgaaaaaaggtGTATCAAatatatcttaaaattattagCTCACAAACACATTTTGGAAGTAAATTAGAGAATCagaaaactttcaaaattttcacaattatACCAGTTTAGAACAATAAAAATAGAGCAACTGTTTGATGTACAATGCATCTTCCTAACAGAAACTTCAATTCATTAACTGTAAATTGTTTAAGCCCTGCAGGTTGTACTTAAGTTTCGTGTGttcaaaaaaatatgaatcTAATATGGCATGATCTAGAAAATTTGTACATaccatttaaattaaattgcaGAAGCTCCAACAAAAATAATTGGACAAACAATCACAACATCAGATATTAATCAATTATAGATTCATTCGTTAGAGCAATTTCTTTTAATCAAGGTCTTGGGGAATGTTTTTACCAGCTATGTCAACAAAAGAGAAGAGTCCACAGAGCAAAGAGTGAGTTTAGCACTGGTTCTGAGAGTAATTATTTCTGCCTCAAGTGATATTTCCAGTATACCATGATTATCTCCCTCTCTTTGGcattttctattaacatttctatttagagaaaaaaaaatcatcatcaatcatTTAAAGCACTACTGGTAATTTACAAAACGCTCCTGATCCAATTGCTGAGACTGGATTTTTATGCATTTAGAGTCTAATACAAGTGCTAGGGCTAGGCAGCTTCAATATCTCTTCACCAAGGGTAATGTTTGGTTAGTGAATCAAAGTGCGATCTACATTTCCTTTTTAGGTTCTACATCAGCATAAGAGGAGCACGTTTCTTTATTCAGATGTGGTGAAGATAGTACgcattgaaattcaaaattcaaaaattcaaaattaattttttctttcgtCTTCCCACGCTTTCACGGCAACCAACCGCGAGCTAGGGCTAAACACCTTCACACCACACCCTAAAACCTCCAAATATCAAGAATCTGAAACAATCCACAAAAGAAGTCCAAAAatccaaagagaaaaaacacACAGAATTGAAGAGAGAGTTAGAGACCTGGAGAGGCTGATCGACTTGAGAGAGGAGATCGGAGGAGAGGTGGGGCAAGAGCCCAAGCAGCGCGGAGAGAGCCGTCTCCGAGTGCTTGGGATGAATCCGTCGCATCAGCCCCAACGCCGCCTCCATTTCATTCAACAGTTGAATTCGGTTAGGCTCTAGGCCCACCACCGCAACCACCACACAGCGGTCAACGTCGGCACCACCGGCGCTGCTCAGCCACCGGAACGACGACGAGAGAGCGTCGTTGGTTTGATTGGTCCGAGTTTCGCTCGCGGGAACCTTGTATACGAAGTTCGTGAGATTTGGTTTTTGGGGTGACTTCCGGTGCTTCGCAAGCCCATTTTCTTATTATAGGCCTACACACAcctcattattttatttctcttttcaaacaaaaataatcatTGCTTTTAGCTGCTTAGAAAAGGTTAGAATATTCAATATtgtttcttcactttttcttttcagataaataataataagacatTAAGatccattaaaaataatttttttaaaataaattatttgttagaataaaattgaatttttttttaggtatttAGTGGACTCACAAGAAGAATCgaagatatataaaataattaaaaatattttatattatttatgaagaatagatttgagaattttttttttcatatttgagtttttcaataaaattttatttatgaaaataatttcaattatttttaaaaatcaatttttaattaagatatcgtttaaatgcatttttttgttttttttttccccctctgGTGTAATCTAATTGATCAAAGCGAACATTGGAAGTGTGAGTGGtcctaataaataacacatagtTCTCGATTTTAATCATGTTATTAAGGAATAATAGAtttgagaaaattgttttttatatttgagtttttcaataaaattttattcataaaataattaaaattatttttaaaaatcagtttttagttaagatattgtttaaatacatttttttttttttttaatgtaatccAATTGATCAAAGTGAACATTAGAAGTGTGAATAGTCCTAATAAATGATACATGATTCTAGATTTGAATCATGTTATTTGTGAAACCCTAAATTTATCGTGTTGATTGTTATGAGACGGTCAACATCGTAAGGTTTTGGTCTCCATGGAGAGTTAAGGGTTTGGACATGGAAGATTCCtcggtttaaaaaaaaaaaatacattttttgttttattttttttggaaatggaaaatgaTAATAACTGCTatgcaaaatataaaaacactttgaaaCCAATCCTAccctaaaaagataaaaactttttatgaattgtttaaaaaattgaggtatcaaaaaaaaattattacattaaattttaaaaataatttttaaggagAAAAGATAAGTTGGTACTTTTTATACAagatttattatataaaatataaaaatgattattaaaaagaaagtgAATGAAAAAGAGACTAGGATTTTTGAAATCTTGATTATTTCCAAGGATGGGGAATCCATGGAGCAaatgcataagggtgtttggAAGTTGGAAAAGGTGTAATCCAAACTTGAAGACACATGGGCAACTTTATTGATACAGAAGCATATGGATATGGTAATGTAGGCGTGAAATGTGTAGTGAATTGAGGAGACAATTCCCCCTAATTCAGGGGGATACTTTTAGATGTCTTAGTAGAATAGAAATTGGAAAGGGAATATTACAAGGGAGGATAGAAGGGAATGGATAACTGTGGAGGGTGAGCATCATAGAGAGTGAGTTGTGTTTGGGTCCCTTTTACCCACAGTGATGATGCTAACTGATGACTTGATTTCATGGCACCACTCACTCACCACACACAGCCATGCCAGccatttgcttttgtttttgcatgCCCATTTGGACCCACATACACTCCTCTAATCATTCAACCACTCTCCCTCTTTCCTCCAAATCTACTATAAGCCCTTTGCCTCTTTCCCATTGTTGAATTATGTTATATACCACTTCCAACTTCCAAGTGAAACATGAAAGGGCAAATTTAAGATTGGATACAAAGGCCTTGTTTGGATTGATGTCTCAGAAGttacaaacttttttttaagcTCAATAAGAGTTGCATACTTGTTTGGCTAATTTTATTCAGCCAACTTATAATACTGAAAAATAACTTCATACCGTCTATATAAATATAGGGGCATTGTGTACTTAGCATTTAACATCCTTCATCAGTATTAAAGTAGATAATGGAGTCACTTGCATATTGCATATCATTAAAAGGCCTTGGTAACAACAAAAAAAGTCACCCCGGGTATAGATacaatttgttttgaaaatttctCATATACTTCAACTCAAATTCAGTTCAGGAATCTCAAATTCTATTAGCAGCTTGTGCTTCTTTTGCAACAAGTATTTCAGTCTGGGTTCAGGCCAGATACTTTAACAAGGCTCAGGGTGAATATTGGACCACAATGGCCCAAACTCAAACCGTCTAGACTGAGATTTCACTCTTTGGCCGGGTTGAAAATCACCTGTTTCAGGCTCAAAGTAGATTTCTGGCAGAGACAATACACTTTGGGTTGCAGAAAAGCTATTCCTCACAGGAAAGCACCCGTCACGATGAGTTACTCTTTATCAAAGTTCAAAAGCTCAGGGGACCATTGAGTTGTAGCTCAGCAGTGAAGGGTGGGTTAGGCTAAGGATGAGGTCCCAGAGTTGATTCAAAAAGCCGAAGAGCGTCTGTTATCACAAAAGGAAACATGAAACCTGAGAGTTGCTTTCATTTCCCCTGAGTAAAGGTCAGGTGATATAGACAAttatcattattcattttatgaAACCAATTATTTCTCATTTCAAAGACAACATTACAGTGATGAACAGAAACTAATGTATATGAAACAATAATCTAGAAAATACTAGAGTAATGAACAAAACTggtatgttaaaaaaataaaactaagctAATGGACACATAAAATTAGCGACACCACTGAAAGCACTGAAATCTTTCTTCTCAGTTGTCTTGATAAACTCTTACCTCATGTGCTTGAGTTAAATTTGGCACGTCGCTCTTCATATGATGCTGTAACCAGTTGAACCAATAATAAGAGTTAGAAACCTTATTAGGTGTTGACATAAAATGTAGAAGATGACAAAACTTGgagaaagagaggaaaaaaacagaagaaggAAATGCTGTAAGTGGgggtttttataaaaatgaaatactagAACTGATTTcacaactttttttaaaaaaagcatGGGTAGTCTCATCCAGCTAGCAAGCTGCTTAACAACCATAGGAAAAATaaacaaggaaaaaatgaaCCTCTGTATGCAAGGAAAATTATGCATCTAGCACTTCTGTTTGTTTTGACAGAAGTAATATATCCTTTATGACTATGGACAGCTGATAGCAATGATGTGAAATGTGTGCACTCCTCATTGTCATTTTCTCAAAGTTCAACACAAGTTCTAGAAATAACTTACGTAAATTTACTTACTACGAAAAAATATTCTGATTTTTGGAGGAAGTTTTTCTTGTATAATGGACAAAGGATTACTAGACTTTGCTTTGCAATGTATTCACTTCCA contains the following coding sequences:
- the LOC100242539 gene encoding probable F-actin-capping protein subunit beta, translating into MEAALGLMRRIHPKHSETALSALLGLLPHLSSDLLSQVDQPLQVLCDVDSGKEFILCEYNRDADSYRSPWSNKYHPPLEDGPYPSSELRKLEIEANEVFSIYRDQYYEGGISSVYMWEDENEGFVGCFLIKKDGSKTGHGRRGYLQEGSWDAIHVIEVGPDEEGITHYCLTSTVMLSLTTNDQSSGTFSLSGSIRRQMNMDLSIADGHLCNMGKMIEEMESKLRNSLDQVYFGKTKEMVCTLRPPAEVLPMRLPES
- the LOC100264829 gene encoding co-chaperone protein p23-1, translating into MSRHPTVKWAQRSDTIYITIDLPDAKDVNLKLEPEGKFFFSATSGADKIPYEIDIDLFDKVDVNESKASIGLRNIRYLVKKAENKWWSRLLKQEGKPPVFLKVDWDKWVDEDEEPEDKDKLGADMDFGDFDFSKLNMGGGEDLDDDAADKDEENDDSDTEEEVAAEAAPAGGEAGTKA